In a genomic window of Dyadobacter fermentans DSM 18053:
- a CDS encoding response regulator transcription factor, with translation MRNHNIHEDYVMVIVDNRPMYRAGIKAGIELMMPEFRFLEYNLCSDLLLDSQTGSSTYFMISVRDMSDRVIFSNIKKIRLLQEACKIVLYGYQRRIFNIIGFFQEKINGYLPDDFTESELRECVTALVADRIFINSQLAIELIINPRQVRPRKQPSPAMAETKVAKLLATGRSDVSNVY, from the coding sequence ATGAGAAACCATAATATTCACGAAGACTATGTAATGGTGATTGTCGATAATCGGCCGATGTATAGAGCGGGCATTAAAGCGGGCATCGAATTGATGATGCCAGAGTTCAGATTTTTGGAGTACAATTTATGTAGTGATTTACTATTGGATAGCCAGACCGGCAGCTCTACCTATTTTATGATCAGCGTCAGGGATATGTCAGACAGGGTCATTTTCAGCAATATCAAAAAAATCAGATTGCTACAAGAGGCCTGCAAGATTGTTCTTTACGGCTACCAGCGACGCATTTTCAACATTATCGGCTTCTTCCAGGAAAAAATCAATGGCTACCTGCCCGACGATTTCACAGAAAGTGAACTCAGGGAATGTGTGACGGCTCTGGTTGCAGACCGGATTTTTATCAATTCGCAATTAGCCATTGAATTAATTATTAATCCTCGGCAGGTTCGTCCCAGAAAACAGCCGTCGCCAGCCATGGCTGAAACCAAGGTCGCAAAGCTCTTGGCCACAGGTCGCTCCGACGTGTCTAACGTATATTAG
- a CDS encoding DUF6923 family protein: protein MSIFYTTRGFLLKKLTNFILFFIIFTCVSLSFANAQSCPDPGGGTLWYRFNESQNVNFFPENVPAGKTGDGKATSGKLSLTETMNAVYPLRAATINPELSDGTTGKVVLRFDFLDMAPAAIIKIYQGTSATGTPAETITSANASGYLLQTRTYTGSVTVTFESPVASAGGDFKIFIPYTTGDQTATSAFGFQVAYWKKFITSNSYTVMDSYPEEAAPIATAYFDANKNLVSSELSFCIDYGKPSPSMANSNYIGEVVFFPQARPDLDKSGTADGADQLKAARLVYIMKNVATPATTYQNFMDVQGAVNTTLGPDYTIHYAGLHGDAIDAIPSLPSPAEPVFSITGPASAVPAGTPQNFTVNLTDDGGHPRIFKLKLPNGITLNSATGATYNPSDSTLAFASSPASATVSVTSATSTTAKLRVVYNQPGFWNVNNLIVYEPCTGLDDFQGFIGLSKGDITYPFREASATWAAQPAFPCSELSYVIGNRNIGGSNVSDGYTLDLSSGVTTLAKQTLIEGPNAFINAIGYNTVDNYIWGFRYGTNQLVRIGSDWSVTFHDVTGFPVPVPGFATGDVSPDGILYLYASNSNQITKVDLNPGSANYLTAVTLPTSPTDLNDWSFNPTNGMLYGFGTSKVLYQFDPVTGNRTTLGSVTGAGIETSAYTGAFGTAFFDTDGDMYVGNNGSGAIFKISAPLKNLTATLFSTASGVTPGDGARCPSAIVTDPPVAVDDNGTITCNAATVDVLANDIAGSAPLVPASVKLLTPGTLARVTTLTVTDQGEYNVNTVTGAITFTPVNGLRDTISIDYVVTDGNGLESIATLTIIVDCPMPVTLVAFDARKEGNSALLTWSTTEEVNSDRFEIERSRNGKVWVKIGSVRSNGESSITRNYAYTDNTVEKGENLYRLRMVDLDGTYAFSAIRTVSVENGTGQISVYPNPVASGRLTIDVPGAERYRAEITTLAGSSVLQQSLAKSRELNLHGLSSGMYVLRVISTDGDVQTKVFVVK from the coding sequence ATGTCAATCTTTTACACAACGCGTGGCTTTTTGCTAAAAAAGCTCACCAACTTCATTCTCTTCTTCATCATCTTTACATGCGTATCATTATCATTTGCGAATGCTCAATCATGTCCTGATCCCGGAGGAGGAACTTTATGGTATCGTTTTAATGAAAGCCAGAATGTGAATTTTTTTCCTGAGAATGTTCCGGCTGGAAAGACTGGCGACGGAAAGGCAACATCAGGCAAATTGTCACTCACCGAGACGATGAATGCCGTTTATCCCCTTCGTGCGGCCACAATAAATCCGGAACTGTCCGATGGAACAACAGGCAAAGTTGTGCTCCGGTTTGACTTTCTGGACATGGCCCCCGCCGCGATTATCAAGATTTATCAGGGCACCTCTGCAACGGGGACACCCGCCGAAACCATAACATCGGCAAACGCTTCGGGTTATTTGTTGCAAACCCGTACTTATACAGGCTCTGTTACTGTGACATTTGAAAGTCCTGTCGCCTCTGCCGGAGGGGACTTTAAAATCTTTATCCCGTATACAACCGGGGATCAGACAGCAACGTCGGCATTTGGTTTTCAGGTAGCTTACTGGAAAAAGTTTATCACTTCCAACTCGTATACTGTGATGGACTCCTATCCCGAGGAGGCGGCACCCATTGCTACTGCCTATTTTGATGCGAATAAGAACCTTGTTTCTTCGGAACTCTCTTTTTGTATTGACTACGGGAAACCCTCGCCTTCTATGGCGAACAGCAATTATATAGGAGAGGTCGTTTTTTTTCCGCAGGCTCGCCCGGACCTGGATAAATCCGGAACTGCAGACGGGGCGGATCAATTAAAGGCAGCCCGCCTGGTGTATATCATGAAAAACGTTGCCACACCGGCAACGACTTATCAAAACTTCATGGATGTACAGGGGGCGGTGAATACTACGTTAGGGCCTGACTATACGATTCACTACGCGGGTCTTCATGGAGATGCAATCGACGCTATTCCCAGTCTGCCAAGCCCGGCTGAGCCAGTGTTCTCAATTACTGGTCCGGCGTCGGCAGTGCCGGCGGGGACACCTCAAAACTTTACTGTTAATCTGACAGACGACGGTGGACATCCGAGAATTTTTAAGTTAAAGCTCCCCAACGGCATAACCCTGAACTCGGCAACAGGGGCGACCTATAATCCAAGTGACAGTACCCTTGCGTTTGCTTCATCGCCCGCCTCCGCGACAGTGTCCGTTACCAGTGCTACAAGTACCACGGCTAAGTTACGGGTTGTGTACAATCAACCAGGTTTTTGGAATGTGAACAATCTCATTGTATATGAACCCTGTACAGGTTTGGACGATTTTCAGGGATTTATTGGGTTAAGCAAGGGTGATATTACATATCCCTTTCGGGAAGCTTCCGCAACCTGGGCTGCTCAGCCCGCTTTCCCATGCTCGGAACTGAGCTATGTGATCGGTAACCGGAACATCGGCGGTTCCAACGTTTCGGATGGTTATACACTCGACCTTTCGAGTGGTGTTACAACTCTGGCCAAACAGACCTTGATCGAAGGCCCTAATGCTTTCATTAATGCTATCGGCTACAACACCGTCGATAACTACATCTGGGGTTTCCGTTACGGCACCAATCAGCTCGTGCGGATCGGCAGTGACTGGTCGGTGACATTCCATGATGTGACCGGCTTTCCGGTACCGGTTCCGGGTTTTGCAACCGGAGATGTCAGCCCGGATGGCATTCTGTATTTGTATGCCTCCAATTCCAACCAGATCACAAAGGTCGACCTGAATCCCGGTTCAGCAAATTACCTGACTGCCGTAACGCTGCCCACTTCGCCAACCGACTTGAACGACTGGTCGTTTAACCCGACCAATGGCATGCTTTATGGATTTGGAACAAGCAAAGTACTATATCAGTTTGATCCGGTAACCGGCAACCGAACTACATTGGGCTCAGTAACCGGCGCAGGCATTGAAACCTCTGCCTACACAGGCGCTTTTGGAACTGCATTCTTTGATACCGATGGCGATATGTATGTGGGCAATAACGGCAGCGGGGCCATTTTCAAGATCAGCGCGCCGCTTAAAAATCTTACAGCCACCCTGTTTTCGACAGCTTCCGGCGTTACTCCGGGTGACGGTGCGCGGTGCCCAAGCGCCATCGTAACGGATCCGCCAGTAGCTGTGGACGACAACGGTACCATTACTTGCAACGCCGCTACTGTTGACGTGCTGGCCAATGATATCGCAGGTAGTGCGCCGCTGGTCCCTGCCAGTGTAAAACTGTTGACGCCAGGCACGCTTGCCCGGGTGACGACCCTGACTGTCACTGACCAGGGCGAATATAATGTGAATACCGTGACGGGTGCGATCACATTTACTCCGGTCAATGGCCTGCGCGACACCATATCTATCGATTACGTGGTAACCGATGGCAATGGCCTCGAATCGATTGCCACATTAACCATCATTGTCGATTGCCCTATGCCTGTAACGCTGGTCGCCTTTGATGCCAGGAAAGAGGGGAATTCTGCACTATTGACCTGGTCTACCACGGAAGAAGTGAATTCCGACCGCTTTGAAATAGAACGTAGCCGCAACGGGAAGGTCTGGGTTAAAATCGGAAGTGTCCGGTCAAACGGGGAAAGCAGTATTACGAGAAATTACGCCTACACCGACAATACAGTGGAAAAAGGTGAAAATCTATATCGCCTGAGAATGGTCGATCTGGATGGCACATATGCTTTTAGCGCTATCAGAACGGTGTCTGTTGAAAATGGTACGGGGCAAATTTCTGTCTACCCTAATCCGGTTGCGAGTGGTAGATTGACTATCGATGTACCGGGCGCGGAGCGGTATCGGGCTGAAATAACTACGCTGGCAGGGAGTTCGGTGCTGCAACAGAGCCTGGCTAAAAGCCGGGAATTGAACCTACATGGACTTTCGTCGGGTATGTATGTGCTACGCGTCATCTCAACAGACGGCGACGTACAAACCAAGGTGTTTGTTGTGAAGTAA
- a CDS encoding hybrid sensor histidine kinase/response regulator transcription factor translates to MAVYQRTMVLWACTFVLFAKAYGQVFKNFREVNGVPLSSTLGITQDKQGFMWFGTEAGLYRYDGKTFTAYQTGKEGNPKFIRDLSTDSKGNIWIASIRSGVYIYEPNTDTFINFDHDPANANSLSHNSVNCVITDQKKQTWAGTQNGLSRIINENGKFRITRHLQTEFFGQTLQVRSLAEDKAGNIWAATGDGLVKMRSDGSRPKLFRIPSSKPQIDLSQLLCVCVDESGIIWLGSNGTGLYQFNPVTEQFKLVETLKAPGGEHPRVSKMLPDGKGKYWMATNQGLVHFDPLTWQADWYVNRPGDSNSLGNTMLFSVYLDRQGGVWCGSFYAGVSYFHSDSPQFASWPFAVNDSRSRLFSNAWLGKGKAGQIWAVSDNLDQLLVFDTKGNNHLAFNLKLAKEADYYSFYLDQDNVFWSAGNSLLTSLDLRTGSYRHYPIIAEGESELVNARTFAIFTDSNGRFWIGGYYGLLLFNQKRGVFTRQAPTNISVRCIYEDSIHNIWIGCANEVYRINAKSSSVRVPTLEKISVGPETTNYFWRITEDPSGNIWAAGTNLLFQYNSKNNRFEPNADVPGGYIKDVVADKRGYLWLNATNKLLRYHPKNRTLQSYGYGDGLPQNGLLMQGAGTTDSRGNLYFVTNQGMFSFNPAAISISKDTSQLMLTALKLYNKEVATGDSTGLLPGPLWKTKEITFRHDQSIFTIEFALLDYVRSGQHKYAYKIEGIDRDWNYVENPSATYTNLPSGTYTFHVNAANGDGVWMKKSVELQITILPPWWKTWYAYLAYILLLAATVYAVTRFFWLRSSFRKENALNQVKLDFFTNVSHEIRTHLSLISAPMQKAFQHAYDGKTVEHYLGFAKNSSDRLLLLVNELLDFRKIQSGGVRLQVQEYDVVKIMKSVIAAFEHTAKEKDIETRFVCPDTPVLLWLDLAQMQKVFYNLLSNAYKFTPEGGKVSVRIVEVSNEVSIAVEDNGKGIPAEHLRKLFTYYYQADSEKPGYGIGLALSKSIVEQHRGYLTAESRLEGNNMPGCTTLTIRMLRENRHFSSEQIAPKNSDYVGRKLTEMAAKLPAVHSGVSVKKTNTILIVEDNDQLRVFIRELFESEFNTLEAENGLRGLQLANEHLPDIVLSDIMMPDMNGLQLCSHLKKNITTSHIPVVLLTARAQNQQIIEGLASGADDYLVKPFDPRILELKVRNLIRLRDDLKDRYRQSVLVDHQESRAIAQDKNQEFLIKLGSLVKEHISDRDFGVNELAMQIGMSVSALYRKLRSLTGLTINDFMKTIRFNEAKKLLDSGVYNVSEVSVMIGFDDSKYFSTEFKKIFGQTPTEAKKGSAL, encoded by the coding sequence ATGGCGGTATATCAACGTACGATGGTGCTTTGGGCTTGCACTTTTGTGCTTTTTGCTAAGGCTTACGGACAAGTTTTTAAGAATTTTCGAGAAGTTAACGGAGTCCCGTTATCGAGCACGTTAGGGATCACTCAGGACAAGCAGGGTTTCATGTGGTTTGGCACTGAGGCGGGCCTTTATCGCTACGACGGCAAGACGTTCACTGCCTACCAAACCGGTAAAGAGGGCAATCCTAAATTCATCAGGGATCTTTCAACCGATTCAAAGGGCAATATATGGATTGCTTCTATTAGGTCTGGCGTATACATTTATGAGCCGAACACGGACACTTTCATCAACTTTGACCATGATCCGGCCAACGCCAATTCTCTCTCCCACAATTCGGTCAATTGCGTTATCACTGACCAAAAAAAACAAACCTGGGCCGGCACTCAAAATGGGTTGTCTCGAATTATAAACGAAAACGGAAAATTCAGAATAACACGGCATCTGCAGACGGAATTCTTCGGTCAGACTTTGCAGGTAAGGTCGTTGGCCGAGGATAAAGCCGGCAACATCTGGGCAGCAACGGGTGATGGTCTGGTCAAAATGCGAAGTGACGGGTCCCGACCCAAGCTATTCCGAATTCCATCCTCAAAGCCGCAGATCGATCTAAGTCAATTACTTTGTGTTTGCGTGGACGAAAGCGGTATTATATGGCTGGGCAGTAACGGCACCGGATTATATCAATTCAATCCTGTTACTGAGCAGTTCAAGCTGGTAGAAACGCTCAAAGCGCCCGGTGGCGAACATCCCCGTGTTTCCAAAATGTTGCCGGACGGCAAAGGAAAATACTGGATGGCAACAAACCAGGGACTTGTGCATTTCGATCCGCTTACGTGGCAAGCGGATTGGTATGTAAATCGGCCGGGCGACTCAAACAGCCTGGGCAACACCATGCTCTTCTCGGTATACCTCGACCGACAAGGCGGCGTATGGTGCGGCTCCTTCTATGCCGGCGTCAGCTATTTCCATTCCGATTCTCCTCAATTCGCATCCTGGCCATTTGCCGTCAATGATTCGCGAAGCAGATTGTTTTCTAACGCCTGGCTGGGCAAGGGTAAAGCAGGACAAATCTGGGCCGTTTCGGATAATCTGGATCAACTTCTGGTCTTTGATACTAAGGGCAATAATCATTTGGCATTCAACCTCAAACTTGCGAAAGAGGCTGATTACTACTCCTTTTATCTCGACCAAGATAACGTATTCTGGTCCGCGGGGAATTCCCTATTGACCAGTCTGGATCTTCGTACCGGCAGCTATCGACATTACCCGATTATCGCCGAGGGTGAATCAGAATTGGTCAATGCAAGAACCTTCGCAATCTTTACCGATAGCAATGGTCGCTTCTGGATCGGAGGTTATTACGGGTTGCTTTTGTTCAATCAGAAACGTGGTGTGTTCACCAGGCAAGCACCCACAAACATCAGTGTTCGATGTATTTACGAAGATTCCATACACAATATCTGGATAGGTTGCGCGAATGAAGTTTATCGGATTAATGCAAAAAGCAGTTCTGTTCGTGTACCGACATTAGAGAAAATATCTGTCGGTCCCGAAACGACCAACTACTTTTGGAGGATAACAGAAGATCCTTCCGGCAATATCTGGGCAGCCGGTACTAACTTACTTTTTCAATATAATTCTAAAAACAACAGGTTTGAGCCCAATGCCGATGTCCCAGGCGGCTATATCAAAGATGTTGTAGCGGATAAGAGGGGCTATTTATGGTTGAATGCTACGAACAAGCTATTGAGATACCATCCCAAAAACAGGACGCTTCAATCTTACGGTTATGGTGATGGTTTGCCGCAAAATGGCCTATTAATGCAGGGAGCTGGAACGACCGACTCCAGGGGGAATCTTTACTTCGTCACAAATCAGGGAATGTTCTCATTTAATCCGGCGGCCATTTCAATAAGCAAAGACACTAGTCAGCTCATGCTGACAGCCCTGAAACTGTACAACAAGGAAGTTGCTACCGGTGATAGTACGGGACTTCTGCCCGGACCGCTGTGGAAAACAAAAGAAATCACCTTCCGCCATGATCAGAGTATTTTTACCATAGAGTTCGCGCTACTAGATTATGTTCGTTCTGGTCAGCACAAATACGCGTACAAGATCGAAGGTATTGACCGCGACTGGAATTATGTTGAGAACCCATCCGCTACTTATACGAACTTGCCGTCGGGGACTTATACTTTTCATGTCAACGCCGCGAATGGCGACGGTGTCTGGATGAAGAAGTCCGTGGAGCTCCAAATCACCATTCTCCCGCCCTGGTGGAAAACCTGGTATGCCTACCTGGCCTATATTTTGCTGCTTGCCGCCACTGTGTACGCCGTTACCAGGTTTTTCTGGCTACGTAGTTCGTTCCGCAAGGAAAATGCGCTGAACCAGGTTAAACTCGACTTCTTCACCAATGTCTCCCACGAAATCAGGACGCACCTTTCGTTGATTTCAGCGCCTATGCAAAAAGCCTTTCAGCATGCATACGATGGTAAAACCGTTGAGCACTATCTCGGATTTGCTAAAAACAGTTCTGATCGTTTATTACTGCTGGTCAACGAGTTGCTCGACTTCCGCAAGATCCAGAGCGGCGGGGTGAGGCTGCAGGTCCAGGAATATGACGTGGTCAAAATCATGAAAAGCGTCATTGCCGCATTCGAGCACACCGCAAAAGAAAAGGACATTGAAACAAGGTTCGTATGCCCGGACACGCCGGTACTGTTGTGGCTGGATTTGGCTCAAATGCAAAAAGTGTTTTATAACCTGCTTAGTAATGCATATAAATTCACTCCCGAAGGCGGTAAGGTATCAGTGCGCATTGTGGAAGTGAGCAATGAGGTAAGCATTGCTGTGGAGGACAACGGCAAGGGCATACCGGCAGAGCATTTGCGGAAACTATTCACTTATTACTACCAGGCGGATTCGGAAAAACCCGGTTACGGGATCGGGCTGGCGCTTTCCAAGAGCATTGTGGAACAGCATCGCGGATACCTTACTGCCGAGAGCCGTCTTGAGGGCAACAACATGCCCGGCTGTACAACATTAACGATCCGGATGCTGCGCGAAAACCGGCACTTTTCTTCCGAGCAAATTGCACCGAAAAACAGCGATTACGTCGGCAGGAAGTTGACGGAAATGGCAGCAAAGTTGCCCGCCGTGCATAGCGGCGTCTCTGTAAAGAAAACCAATACGATCCTGATCGTCGAGGATAACGACCAGTTACGCGTGTTTATCAGGGAGCTTTTCGAAAGCGAATTCAACACGTTGGAGGCGGAAAATGGGCTTCGCGGTTTGCAACTCGCCAATGAGCATCTTCCCGACATTGTCCTGTCGGACATTATGATGCCCGATATGAACGGTTTGCAGTTGTGCAGCCATTTGAAAAAGAATATTACGACTTCACATATACCGGTCGTGTTATTAACGGCAAGGGCACAGAATCAGCAAATTATCGAAGGGCTCGCTTCGGGTGCTGACGATTATCTTGTTAAACCGTTCGATCCGAGGATTCTTGAATTAAAGGTACGCAACCTGATCCGGCTGCGAGACGATTTGAAAGACCGTTACCGCCAGTCTGTCTTGGTGGACCATCAGGAGAGCAGAGCCATTGCCCAGGACAAGAACCAAGAATTCCTCATTAAACTTGGCTCACTTGTTAAAGAACATATTTCCGACCGCGACTTTGGGGTCAATGAGCTTGCTATGCAGATTGGAATGAGCGTATCAGCATTGTATCGAAAATTGAGATCGCTTACAGGGCTTACGATCAACGATTTCATGAAAACGATCCGATTCAATGAAGCGAAAAAGCTACTCGATTCGGGAGTTTACAATGTAAGCGAGGTGAGTGTGATGATCGGTTTTGACGACAGCAAGTATTTCAGTACAGAATTCAAAAAGATTTTCGGCCAAACGCCGACCGAGGCTAAAAAGGGAAGTGCTCTTTAA
- a CDS encoding T9SS type A sorting domain-containing protein: MTLEYDNYVSGWHSSAVRDIDGSFKVWGELSKADGAGAHLIPREVNATNYPGLTGAPLKMGIGSASRNTVQYVLLTSDNKLWVWGRAGAVVDAALTNNVNNVIVETGQPAVNVTPFQQLSIGLPAGVTAANVKMMFVTSGSIVITTCGDGRVYTLSQSSWVRGVIGGNSLSWNVVQKESGGDLTDIVAARGSRSGVIALDNSGNLWVYGANSWDGIATASANRSRAVPQALPPAGAGAKIKMIGTTNAFTNTVTHYVLYEDGRLFALGANDRKQLGNWDPANANQATWTQPRYTSAAGPVMNDIKWISPQEHDGLYGFINVLTNGQKIFNWGQESGYALGRGVHASVSGSTPVDPGEPASFEAGYANSEIISLESGGHTTMMLRECEDDFGYIGHRIHGSMGDNIDTDVTDNTVHFRTSAVQVCGAVTTDASLTVSSPGPFLSGSSVTFVGAPSGGTYAIDASLTTAAGATINPVTGVASIPSAGTLRVNYTINSATCGAVVVNQLVNVERMISIPGNVWIDANGDAIVDGTESGTANGFWANLLDPQGNVVASVEVAADGSYNIEVRSGLLTSIGDYSVVLTNGSRNIGDIVTASDTPLNGYGYTGTNRGGTTSVAPSNNTGAVNLGSLNTLPVTTTALDPVNFGIQTPPVADPKSYSVPNSAFSATPPAAFPVNAGYQSIPASSSSLTGYTTGGSLSGSDAEDCAAAGTCATGTSTTFSIHTINANTLVYYDFGGATGIQQIDVSGGPVTIPDFNVNSLVIYGKVGSGTAGSEFGFIYSMTDEAGTTSTPVAYTIATESALPVTLISFEASTEMNTVHLAWATASEENSRGFEIERSTNASDWTNIGFVASQSSETGSASRLDYSFTDTSIRKGISYYRLKMIDQDGTFAYSQIRSIRVDGGDQPLVYPNPVADGELTIGPSAPGPHRVEVSNLAGIRVMQLHSGDHRRLDVRRLATGMYILRVTYASGEMQSCTFFVK, from the coding sequence TTGACGCTTGAATACGACAACTACGTTTCGGGCTGGCATTCGTCAGCGGTAAGGGATATTGACGGATCGTTCAAAGTATGGGGGGAACTTTCGAAGGCGGATGGCGCGGGCGCCCACCTTATTCCCAGAGAAGTAAATGCAACCAACTACCCAGGACTCACCGGTGCCCCGTTAAAAATGGGCATTGGGTCGGCAAGTCGCAACACTGTGCAGTACGTCCTGCTTACCAGCGATAACAAACTCTGGGTTTGGGGCCGGGCGGGGGCCGTCGTAGATGCCGCTTTGACGAACAATGTAAACAATGTGATTGTGGAAACCGGACAGCCGGCTGTGAATGTCACTCCATTCCAGCAATTGTCCATCGGTCTTCCGGCAGGGGTTACGGCAGCAAATGTTAAAATGATGTTTGTTACCTCCGGTTCGATCGTGATCACCACCTGCGGTGACGGAAGGGTATACACCCTGTCTCAAAGTTCGTGGGTTCGGGGGGTAATCGGTGGGAATAGTTTATCCTGGAACGTAGTGCAAAAGGAATCGGGAGGTGATCTCACCGATATAGTAGCCGCCAGGGGTTCACGTTCCGGCGTGATTGCCTTGGATAATTCCGGCAACCTCTGGGTTTATGGTGCAAATTCCTGGGATGGCATCGCCACCGCGAGCGCGAACCGGTCAAGGGCTGTTCCCCAGGCTCTGCCACCTGCCGGTGCCGGCGCGAAAATTAAGATGATTGGCACGACCAACGCGTTTACCAACACCGTCACCCATTACGTGCTGTACGAGGATGGCAGGTTATTCGCCCTGGGCGCCAACGACCGGAAACAGCTTGGAAACTGGGACCCGGCCAATGCAAATCAAGCCACCTGGACACAACCGCGCTATACCTCGGCCGCGGGGCCGGTCATGAATGACATCAAATGGATATCGCCGCAGGAACACGACGGGCTTTATGGTTTTATTAATGTATTGACTAACGGTCAAAAGATATTTAACTGGGGACAGGAAAGTGGTTATGCCCTTGGACGAGGCGTGCACGCGAGTGTGAGCGGCTCTACACCCGTGGATCCGGGAGAGCCGGCCAGCTTTGAGGCAGGTTATGCGAATTCCGAAATTATCTCGCTTGAATCGGGAGGCCATACTACCATGATGCTCCGCGAATGCGAAGACGACTTTGGCTATATAGGTCACCGCATTCATGGCAGTATGGGCGACAATATCGATACCGATGTTACCGACAATACCGTGCACTTCCGCACCAGTGCGGTCCAGGTGTGCGGGGCTGTTACGACCGACGCCAGCCTAACGGTGTCTTCACCAGGGCCCTTTCTGTCCGGCAGCTCTGTTACATTCGTGGGGGCACCATCCGGCGGAACGTACGCCATCGACGCCAGCCTCACCACGGCTGCCGGTGCCACCATCAACCCTGTTACCGGGGTAGCCAGCATTCCATCGGCTGGTACATTGCGTGTAAATTATACCATCAACAGTGCTACCTGCGGTGCCGTGGTCGTGAACCAGCTCGTCAATGTGGAACGTATGATAAGCATACCGGGCAATGTCTGGATAGACGCGAACGGTGATGCGATTGTGGACGGTACTGAAAGCGGGACTGCGAACGGCTTCTGGGCCAATCTGCTCGACCCCCAGGGCAATGTGGTAGCATCGGTGGAGGTGGCAGCCGACGGTTCTTATAACATCGAGGTACGCAGTGGCTTGCTCACCAGCATTGGAGATTATTCGGTGGTGCTGACGAACGGTAGCCGGAATATTGGCGACATTGTTACCGCTTCGGATACGCCCCTGAATGGCTACGGGTACACTGGCACCAACCGGGGCGGCACTACTTCTGTTGCGCCCTCGAATAATACAGGAGCAGTTAATTTGGGAAGCCTGAATACGCTTCCGGTTACTACAACTGCTTTGGACCCTGTTAATTTCGGTATTCAAACGCCGCCCGTGGCAGACCCCAAGAGTTACTCCGTGCCAAACAGCGCATTTAGTGCGACACCTCCCGCTGCGTTTCCGGTAAACGCGGGCTATCAGTCTATCCCAGCATCGTCATCGAGCCTGACCGGCTATACGACCGGTGGTTCGCTTTCAGGTTCGGATGCGGAAGATTGTGCGGCTGCAGGCACGTGCGCCACCGGAACTTCGACCACATTTTCTATTCATACCATCAATGCGAATACCCTGGTGTACTATGACTTCGGTGGAGCGACAGGCATTCAGCAGATAGACGTATCCGGCGGTCCCGTGACGATCCCTGATTTCAATGTGAACAGTCTGGTAATCTATGGGAAAGTAGGAAGTGGTACGGCCGGAAGCGAATTTGGTTTTATCTATTCAATGACCGACGAGGCGGGCACAACCAGTACCCCTGTGGCTTACACCATTGCAACCGAATCCGCATTGCCCGTAACGCTGATCAGCTTTGAGGCTTCCACTGAGATGAACACCGTGCATTTGGCCTGGGCTACGGCTAGCGAAGAAAATAGCAGAGGCTTCGAAATTGAGCGTAGTACCAACGCCTCTGACTGGACGAATATAGGTTTTGTAGCGTCACAATCATCTGAAACCGGCAGTGCAAGCCGACTTGATTATTCTTTTACGGACACTTCCATACGCAAAGGAATAAGCTACTATCGTCTGAAGATGATCGATCAGGACGGAACGTTTGCGTACAGCCAAATCCGTTCAATTCGCGTGGACGGGGGCGATCAGCCCCTTGTTTATCCGAACCCGGTCGCTGACGGCGAACTTACCATCGGGCCTTCGGCGCCCGGCCCACACAGGGTTGAAGTTAGTAACCTTGCCGGGATCCGTGTCATGCAACTTCATTCCGGCGACCATCGCCGGCTCGACGTACGCAGATTAGCCACGGGAATGTACATTTTGCGGGTCACTTATGCCAGTGGAGAAATGCAAAGCTGCACTTTCTTCGTAAAATAA